Proteins encoded together in one Centropristis striata isolate RG_2023a ecotype Rhode Island chromosome 6, C.striata_1.0, whole genome shotgun sequence window:
- the LOC131973447 gene encoding BTB/POZ domain-containing protein kctd15-like translates to MSSVSVSSQEGRSISRMSVSRSPVSPMTPQGIPSPAQLTKANAPVHIDVGGHMYTSSLATLTKFPESRISRLFNGTEPIVLDSLKQHYFIDRDGDIFRYILSFLRTCKLLLPEDFKDFPQLYEEARFYQLTPMVRELERWQAEREGQRAPACECLVVRVTPDLGERIALSGEKVLIEEIFPETGDVMCNSVNAGWNQDPTHVIRFPLNGYCRLNSVQVLERLFQKGFVMKASCGGGVDSSQFSEYILCRDLRHSPSVTSIPIRIKQEPLD, encoded by the exons ATGTCTTCTGTGTCGGTGTCCTCTCAG GAGGGGCGGAGCATTTCCAGGATGTCTGTGAGCCGCTCGCCCGTGTCGCCAATGACCCCACAGGGCATCCCGTCGCCCGCCCAGCTCACCAAGGCCAACGCCCCCGTCCACATCGATGTGGGGGGGCACATGTACACCAGCAGCCTGGCAACCCTCACCAAGTTCCCAGAGTCCAG GATCAGCCGTCTGTTTAACGGCACAGAGCCGATCGTGTTGGACAGTCTGAAGCAGCACTACTTCATCGACAGGGACGGAGACATCTTCCGTTACATCCTGAGCTTCCTGCGCACCTGCAAGCTTCTGCTGCCTGAAGACTTCAAG GACTTCCCCCAGCTCTATGAGGAGGCCCGGTTCTACCAGCTGACCCCGATGGTGCGTGAGCTGGAGCGCTGGCAGGCGGAGCGAGAGGGGCAGCGGGCGCCGGCCTGCGAGTGCCTGGTGGTCCGAGTTACCCCGGACCTGGGCGAGAGGATCGCGCTGAGCGGAGAGAAGGTCCTGATCGAGGAGATCTTCCCCGAGACCGGAGACGTCATGTGCAACTCCGTCAACGCCGGCTGGAACCAGGACCCCACCCACGTCATCCGATTCCCACTCAACGGGTACTGCAGACTCAACTCTGTGCAG gtcctGGAGCGACTGTTTCAGAAAGGCTTCGTCATGAAGGCGTCCTGCGGCGGTGGCGTCGACTCGTCACAGTTCAGCGAGTACATCCTTTGTCGGGACCTGCGGCACAGTCCGTCAGTCACCAGTATCCCGATCCGGATCAAACAAGAGCCTCTGGACTGA
- the LOC131973779 gene encoding carbohydrate sulfotransferase 8-like: MKLPCSLLYSLWFLLLLGAGSLLLLVRLQDLTEVVLLQTPGVNVQVAPRWPVEQDDVTDSDATAGQTPDQLKVPESLLVLEDSVVSKPPVTKRQRKLLLKSPNPSGAPAGREEEARLHKLGTTQALRRRLLAEVCSKYQPGVGEQLVSQRQVSRVYVEDRSHLLYCEVPKVGCSNWKRVLMVLGGGATSTRDIPHDAAHYANHLRRLESYDRAGIAERLLSYTKVLFVREPFERLVSAFRDKFESPNSYYHPVFGRPIISRYRANATRAALRTGAGVTFREFVQYLLDVRRPVGMDIHWEPVSQLCNPCLLRYNFIGKFESLKEEADFLLQSVGAPQNLTFPDFKDRNPRAERTSSRITQKYFSQLNATERQKAFDFYYMDYLMFNYPKPFKDLH; encoded by the exons gtgTGAATGTTCAGGTGGCTCCCAGGTGGCCTGTAGAGCAG gaTGACGTCACGGATAGCGATGCAACAGCAGGTCAGACGCCCGATCAGCTGAAAGTCCCTGAGTCTCTGCTGGTTCTGGAGGACTCGGTGGTGTCCAAGCCGCCGGTCACTAAACGCCAAAGGAAGCTTCTCCTGAAGAGCCCGAACCCGTCTGGCGCCCCTgcaggcagagaggaggaagcACGCCTGCATAAGCTGGGGACGACGCAGGCTTTGCGGCGCCGCCTGCTGGCCGAAGTGTGCAGCAAATACCAGCCGGGCGTCGGCGAGCAGCTGGTGTCGCAGCGGCAGGTGTCCCGGGTGTACGTGGAGGACCGGTCCCACCTGCTGTACTGTGAGGTGCCCAAAGTCGGCTGCTCCAACTGGAAGCGTGTGCTGATGGTGCTGGGAGGCGGCGCCACATCCACGCGAGACATTCCTCACGACGCGGCGCATTATGCCAACCACCTGCGGCGTCTGGAGAGCTACGACCGCGCCGGCATCGCCGAGAGGCTCCTCTCCTACACCAAAGTGCTGTTCGTCCGCGAGCCCTTCGAGCGCCTGGTGTCGGCGTTTCGGGACAAGTTCGAGAGTCCAAACTCATACTACCATCCGGTGTTCGGACGCCCCATCATCTCCAGGTACCGCGCCAACGCAACTCGCGCTGCCCTGCGCACCGGCGCCGGTGTCACCTTTAGGGAATTCGTGCAGTACCTGCTGGACGTGCGACGGCCAGTGGGGatggacatccactgggagccAGTCAGCCAGCTCTGTAACCCCTGCCTCCTCAGGTACAACTTTATCGGAAAGTTCGAGAGCCTGAAGGAGGAGGCAGACTTCCTGTTGCAGAGTGTCGGGGCGCCACAGAACCTCACGTTCCCTGACTTCAAAGACAGGAACCCCCGAGCCGAGAGGACTTCCTCTAGGATCACACAGAAATACTTCTCTCAGCTCAACGCCACCGAGCGCCAGAAGGCTTTCGACTTCTATTACATGGACTACCTGATGTTCAACTACCCCAAACCCTTCAAGGACCTGCACTGA